Proteins encoded together in one Alteribacter keqinensis window:
- the spoIIIAC gene encoding stage III sporulation protein AC produces the protein MNYDISLIFQIAGVGIVVAMMHTVLKQMGKDDMAQWVTLVAFVVVLYMVASVVDDLFQTIRSVFLFQG, from the coding sequence ATGAATTATGATATCAGCTTGATTTTTCAGATTGCAGGGGTGGGAATTGTCGTAGCCATGATGCACACGGTGTTAAAACAGATGGGCAAGGATGATATGGCACAGTGGGTTACCTTGGTCGCCTTCGTAGTTGTTTTGTACATGGTCGCTTCGGTAGTAGATGATTTGTTCCAGACGATCCGCAGTGTATTCCTCTTCCAAGGTTAG
- the spoIIIAD gene encoding stage III sporulation protein AD — MEIIQIVGLGLIATFLALVVKEQKPVFAFLLTVFAGVVIFIFLVGKISTIIGMLEELADNANINLVYVQTILKIIGIAYIAEFGAQIAKDAGQGAVASKIELAGKVLIMIMAIPIISVIIETVIGLLPS; from the coding sequence ATTGAGATCATTCAAATTGTAGGCCTCGGGTTAATTGCGACATTTCTTGCTCTTGTGGTTAAAGAACAGAAACCGGTATTTGCCTTTTTGCTTACCGTATTTGCCGGAGTTGTCATCTTCATCTTCCTTGTGGGTAAAATCAGCACGATTATAGGGATGCTTGAAGAACTTGCAGACAATGCAAACATCAACCTCGTCTACGTTCAAACGATTTTAAAAATCATTGGAATTGCCTATATTGCTGAGTTCGGTGCCCAGATTGCCAAAGATGCAGGCCAGGGTGCTGTTGCGTCGAAAATTGAACTGGCCGGGAAAGTGCTTATTATGATAATGGCGATCCCGATCATCTCTGTCATTATTGAAACCGTCATTGGGCTGCTGCCTTCATAG
- the spoIIIAB gene encoding stage III sporulation protein SpoIIIAB, which produces MKLAGILLVIAATTAIGWEWSRRLRLRTRQLKDVRVALEALETEMVYGLTPLQEACYRVAKQVRDPVGLLFRTFADNLDKEEKLASEVWGETIKKMRLILEFKQGEWDVLLQFGQTLGLQDLENQRKHLRLALKYLEQQESDARENQKKHESMYKSLGFLCGILIALIMI; this is translated from the coding sequence ATGAAGCTGGCGGGAATTTTGCTGGTTATTGCGGCAACAACTGCCATTGGTTGGGAATGGTCAAGAAGGCTCAGGCTCCGCACAAGGCAGTTAAAGGATGTAAGAGTGGCTCTTGAAGCACTGGAAACAGAAATGGTATACGGATTAACCCCTTTACAAGAAGCATGTTACCGGGTGGCAAAGCAAGTGAGAGATCCGGTTGGCCTGCTGTTTCGAACGTTTGCAGATAACCTTGATAAAGAAGAAAAGCTCGCGTCTGAAGTCTGGGGAGAAACGATAAAAAAGATGAGGCTGATACTTGAGTTTAAACAGGGGGAATGGGACGTACTGCTTCAGTTTGGGCAGACACTCGGTCTGCAGGACCTGGAAAATCAGCGTAAGCATTTGCGCCTCGCTTTAAAATATTTGGAACAACAGGAATCAGACGCAAGAGAAAACCAGAAGAAACATGAATCCATGTATAAAAGCCTCGGCTTTTTATGCGGGATCCTGATTGCCCTTATTATGATTTAG
- a CDS encoding M24 family metallopeptidase, giving the protein MTRLESLRARFSEQSIEGMLITSASNRRYMTGFTGSAGVALVSEKEAKFITDFRYVEQANEQAVGYEIVQHTGPIHEEVGKQAKAMGISALGFEKDHMTFGTYETYNAAKDTRFIPVSGVIEKLRMIKDEEELQIIREAVEIADAAFSHIQSYIRPGVKEIDVSNELEFFMRKRGAVSSSFDIIVASGYRSALPHGVASDKTIERGELVTLDFGAYYKGYCSDITRTVAVGQPSDELKKIYNTVLEAQLKGMEGIKAGITGIQADALTRDYIKEKGYGEYFGHSTGHGLGLEVHEGPGLSFKSDTVLEPGMVVTVEPGIYVAGVGGTRIEDDTIVTEDGNECLSKSTKELLILGE; this is encoded by the coding sequence ATGACCAGACTTGAAAGCTTAAGAGCAAGATTTTCAGAACAGTCAATTGAAGGCATGTTAATTACGAGTGCAAGCAACAGACGTTATATGACAGGGTTTACAGGATCAGCAGGCGTTGCTCTTGTATCTGAAAAAGAGGCGAAATTTATTACAGATTTCCGCTATGTGGAACAGGCAAACGAGCAGGCAGTCGGATATGAGATCGTTCAGCACACCGGGCCGATCCATGAAGAGGTTGGAAAACAGGCAAAAGCGATGGGAATTTCTGCACTTGGATTCGAAAAAGACCATATGACCTTTGGTACATATGAAACTTACAACGCCGCTAAGGACACCAGATTTATACCTGTCAGCGGGGTAATCGAAAAGCTTCGGATGATTAAAGATGAAGAGGAACTACAAATTATCCGTGAAGCAGTTGAAATCGCAGATGCTGCTTTCTCTCACATCCAAAGTTACATCCGGCCTGGTGTTAAGGAAATTGATGTCTCCAATGAGCTTGAATTTTTCATGAGAAAAAGAGGGGCTGTATCTTCATCCTTTGATATTATTGTGGCGTCAGGATACCGGTCCGCTTTACCTCACGGTGTCGCCAGTGACAAGACGATCGAACGAGGCGAGCTTGTAACACTGGATTTTGGTGCCTATTATAAAGGCTATTGTTCAGATATCACAAGAACTGTCGCTGTAGGGCAGCCGAGTGATGAACTAAAAAAGATTTACAACACGGTTCTGGAAGCTCAGCTTAAAGGGATGGAAGGTATTAAAGCGGGGATTACAGGTATTCAGGCCGATGCTCTTACAAGAGATTACATTAAAGAAAAAGGGTATGGTGAGTACTTCGGGCATTCGACCGGACATGGGTTAGGCCTTGAAGTCCACGAAGGACCAGGCCTGTCATTCAAATCCGACACCGTGCTGGAACCGGGAATGGTTGTTACCGTCGAGCCGGGTATTTATGTAGCCGGTGTTGGTGGAACCCGTATTGAAGATGATACAATCGTAACAGAGGATGGCAATGAATGTTTGTCAAAATCCACAAAAGAGCTGCTGATTTTAGGTGAGTAA
- the aroQ gene encoding type II 3-dehydroquinate dehydratase: MMKILVLNGPNLNRLGLREPDVYGSKTLSDLQEQLITYGKGNNISVEAKQSNHEGELIEWIHEAAGEFDGIIINPGAFTHYSYAIRDAIASIEKPVVEVHISNVHARESFRQVSVTAAVCAGQISGFGFEGYKMALDYFQRGNKS; this comes from the coding sequence CTGATGAAAATTCTCGTTCTTAATGGACCAAATTTAAATCGTCTAGGTTTGCGTGAACCTGACGTTTATGGCTCTAAAACGTTATCAGACCTCCAAGAGCAATTGATTACATATGGTAAGGGAAACAATATATCAGTAGAAGCAAAACAGTCCAACCACGAAGGTGAGCTCATTGAATGGATCCATGAGGCGGCCGGTGAGTTTGACGGCATCATTATCAACCCGGGAGCTTTTACGCATTACAGTTACGCAATTCGTGACGCTATCGCTTCAATTGAAAAGCCGGTTGTTGAAGTTCATATCTCAAACGTCCATGCAAGAGAGAGCTTCAGGCAGGTTTCCGTTACTGCAGCAGTATGTGCAGGACAAATAAGTGGTTTTGGCTTCGAAGGCTACAAAATGGCGCTTGATTATTTTCAGAGGGGGAACAAATCATGA
- a CDS encoding DUF1385 domain-containing protein, whose amino-acid sequence MEGVMFGGKHTTVTAIRRKDNTLDFFEVKKKKRPWVEKLKKIPFLRGVAAIVEASANGTKHLNFSTERYDVDPEDDDKIETVEQSSKMTMILGVAAVGVLSFVFGKLIFTALPATLAELFRPVAPGHVAQNLIEGFIKLIFLLTYIYLISLTPMIRRVFQYHGAEHKVINAFENKKPLTVENVQAQSRLHYRCGSSFILFTVIVGVFIYLAVPSEPLWERLTYRIALIPVVLGASYEVLQLTNKVRHIPALKWLGYPGLWLQLLTTKEPKDAQVEVAIASFEEMRKRDDAFPEDNLEDRIV is encoded by the coding sequence ATGGAAGGGGTTATGTTTGGCGGAAAACATACAACTGTAACTGCCATTCGCCGGAAAGACAATACCCTTGATTTTTTTGAAGTAAAAAAGAAAAAGCGGCCATGGGTCGAAAAGCTAAAGAAAATTCCGTTCCTGCGAGGTGTTGCAGCGATTGTTGAAGCAAGCGCCAACGGAACAAAACACCTGAATTTTTCCACAGAACGGTATGACGTCGATCCGGAAGATGACGATAAAATCGAAACGGTTGAACAATCTTCAAAGATGACGATGATCTTAGGCGTTGCGGCGGTAGGTGTTCTTTCTTTCGTATTCGGAAAGCTCATTTTCACTGCTCTCCCTGCAACCCTTGCAGAATTGTTCAGACCGGTGGCACCAGGTCACGTGGCACAAAACCTGATTGAAGGGTTTATTAAACTCATCTTCCTTCTGACTTATATTTACTTAATCAGCCTCACTCCGATGATACGAAGAGTGTTTCAGTATCACGGAGCTGAACATAAAGTCATTAATGCTTTTGAAAATAAGAAGCCGCTGACCGTTGAGAATGTCCAGGCTCAGTCCAGACTTCACTACCGTTGCGGCAGCAGCTTTATTCTTTTCACAGTAATTGTCGGTGTGTTTATTTATCTGGCTGTTCCCTCTGAACCTTTATGGGAACGCCTTACGTACCGGATCGCCTTAATCCCTGTTGTGCTCGGAGCTTCCTATGAAGTACTTCAGCTTACAAACAAGGTGCGTCATATTCCGGCCCTTAAGTGGCTGGGTTATCCGGGCCTCTGGCTGCAGCTCCTTACTACCAAGGAGCCCAAGGACGCTCAGGTCGAAGTTGCCATTGCATCGTTTGAGGAAATGCGAAAACGGGACGACGCTTTCCCTGAGGATAATCTGGAAGATCGCATCGTATGA
- the spoIIIAG gene encoding stage III sporulation protein AG, which translates to MTDKKTNSTWLDRYKDVGKWKKVNVKYLLLLLFLGIFFMIVSNVFTESGDDESMLPVSGLETENKSEKQEPEAEPVFKSSGSDGPLSMGDYEALYEAQLKKALEQMMGVSEVTVFVNLAETERQVYQTNINSKEQTTDETDREGGKRQVQDVTKDEQVVIIRSGDKEEPLIQRVEKPDVKGVLIVAKGVDNIQVKTSVVEAVSRALDVPSHRVSVMPKKNEGEL; encoded by the coding sequence ATGACTGATAAAAAGACGAATTCTACTTGGTTGGACCGATATAAAGATGTTGGGAAATGGAAAAAAGTAAATGTCAAATACTTACTTTTGCTCCTTTTCCTTGGAATCTTCTTTATGATTGTAAGCAATGTGTTTACCGAAAGCGGGGATGATGAATCCATGCTCCCTGTATCAGGGCTGGAGACGGAGAACAAAAGTGAAAAACAAGAGCCGGAAGCAGAACCGGTTTTCAAATCGTCCGGTTCGGATGGACCGCTTTCTATGGGAGACTATGAAGCTCTTTATGAAGCCCAGCTTAAAAAAGCTTTGGAACAGATGATGGGTGTCTCGGAGGTTACCGTATTTGTCAATCTGGCAGAGACAGAAAGACAAGTCTACCAGACCAACATAAATTCAAAAGAACAGACAACAGATGAAACGGATCGTGAAGGAGGAAAAAGACAGGTCCAGGATGTTACGAAAGATGAGCAAGTGGTTATTATACGAAGCGGCGATAAAGAAGAGCCGCTGATCCAGCGGGTGGAAAAGCCCGACGTGAAAGGTGTTCTGATTGTTGCAAAGGGGGTGGATAACATTCAAGTCAAAACCTCGGTTGTCGAAGCAGTCAGCCGTGCACTGGATGTACCATCTCACCGGGTTTCCGTTATGCCGAAAAAAAATGAGGGGGAATTGTAA
- the mntR gene encoding transcriptional regulator MntR, producing MPTPSMEDYLERIYLLIEEKGYARVSDIAESLEVHPSSVTKMVQKLDKKDYLIYEKYRGLVLTPKGKKIGKRLVYRHELLEEFMKIIGVDGETIYQDVEGIEHHLSWDAIDRIGDLVQYFDEEPKRVDDLRLVQKKSEEQEQS from the coding sequence ATGCCAACACCGAGTATGGAAGATTACTTGGAACGAATATACCTGTTAATCGAAGAGAAAGGCTATGCACGTGTGTCTGATATTGCCGAGTCACTTGAGGTGCACCCGTCATCGGTTACAAAAATGGTTCAAAAGCTTGATAAAAAAGACTATCTTATATATGAAAAGTACCGTGGGTTAGTACTGACGCCCAAGGGTAAGAAGATCGGCAAGCGCCTTGTATACCGACATGAATTATTGGAAGAATTTATGAAAATCATTGGTGTGGATGGTGAAACAATCTATCAGGACGTAGAGGGGATTGAGCATCACCTCAGTTGGGATGCGATTGACCGGATTGGAGACCTTGTTCAATATTTTGATGAAGAACCTAAACGTGTGGACGATCTCCGGCTTGTACAAAAGAAAAGTGAAGAACAGGAGCAATCATAA
- the spoIIIAA gene encoding stage III sporulation protein AA encodes MEQVLTVLPGSIREQIESVPLKVRHSIEEIRIRVQRPLEILTADNAFLLPWGSGRPYIVTEEDGAFVLSYLSGHSVYRLEEELKRGYITISGGHRVGLAGRVVTERGFVKGIRDIGSFNIRIARQTKGAAIPYLKKMTESDKWLHTLIVGPPKTGKTTLLRDIARIASEGEGLRLKPKTVGIVDERSEIAGCVMGVPQHDFGTRVDILDRCPKAEGMMMLIRSMSPDIIIVDEIGRAEDTEAILEAIHSGVTVIASVHGQNLEDVRKRPALKTLFDHRAFETVIELTAMTRKQNPNPPVLREQKELKVRVK; translated from the coding sequence GTGGAGCAAGTTCTTACAGTTCTCCCGGGTTCAATCAGAGAACAAATAGAAAGCGTACCCCTTAAGGTTCGTCATTCGATAGAAGAAATCAGAATTAGGGTTCAAAGACCACTGGAGATCCTGACAGCGGACAATGCGTTTCTTCTTCCGTGGGGTTCCGGGAGGCCTTACATCGTAACTGAGGAAGATGGTGCTTTTGTTCTCAGCTATTTAAGCGGGCACTCCGTATACAGGCTCGAAGAAGAATTAAAGAGGGGCTATATCACGATAAGCGGAGGTCACCGTGTCGGTCTGGCAGGGAGGGTTGTCACAGAAAGAGGATTTGTAAAAGGTATTCGGGATATTGGCTCGTTTAATATACGAATCGCCAGACAGACGAAAGGAGCAGCAATTCCGTATCTAAAAAAAATGACCGAGTCAGACAAATGGCTGCACACGCTTATTGTCGGTCCTCCCAAGACTGGGAAAACCACACTGCTAAGGGACATTGCGCGCATCGCAAGTGAAGGGGAAGGATTACGCCTGAAACCTAAAACAGTCGGCATTGTTGATGAACGATCAGAGATTGCCGGTTGTGTAATGGGAGTTCCCCAGCATGATTTTGGAACACGTGTGGACATACTTGACCGGTGCCCTAAAGCGGAGGGGATGATGATGCTTATTCGTTCTATGAGCCCGGACATTATCATTGTTGACGAAATAGGACGGGCTGAAGATACAGAAGCCATTTTGGAAGCCATACATTCCGGTGTAACTGTCATTGCCTCTGTTCATGGTCAAAATCTTGAAGATGTGAGAAAAAGACCTGCTTTAAAGACATTATTTGATCACAGGGCATTTGAGACTGTCATTGAACTTACAGCCATGACAAGGAAGCAGAATCCGAATCCTCCTGTTTTACGGGAGCAAAAGGAATTGAAGGTGAGGGTGAAATGA
- the spoIIIAF gene encoding stage III sporulation protein AF — MAYITQWITNIILLILFAAILELLLPNSSLQRYVKLVVGLMVLMVMIQPILTVFKTDPEDWLSSVSEWVDGDLPDEETSIERKKVEIEKGRLAYISEQVAVQMKNEAKEPLKQQFGLVPQEVTIELEEFQENENILAGLKVVRAVLAPAGEEAEEEVNAGQADGITLVETVVIHPVGDGSGDEKEDAAVLADVHEVDEITAFLSVQWQIPSENILLELKGGGEDD, encoded by the coding sequence ATGGCTTATATCACGCAATGGATCACCAATATTATACTGCTGATTTTATTTGCAGCCATTTTGGAGCTGCTTTTGCCAAATTCGAGTCTGCAGCGGTATGTAAAACTCGTAGTAGGTTTGATGGTTCTCATGGTTATGATTCAGCCGATCCTGACTGTATTTAAAACCGACCCTGAAGACTGGTTAAGCTCTGTATCGGAATGGGTGGATGGAGATCTGCCTGATGAAGAAACTTCAATAGAGAGAAAAAAAGTGGAAATAGAAAAGGGAAGACTTGCATATATTTCTGAACAAGTGGCTGTCCAAATGAAGAATGAAGCAAAAGAGCCTTTGAAGCAGCAATTCGGACTCGTGCCACAGGAAGTGACGATTGAACTGGAGGAATTTCAGGAAAATGAAAACATTCTTGCTGGACTGAAAGTGGTACGGGCAGTGCTTGCACCTGCTGGTGAAGAGGCGGAAGAGGAAGTAAACGCAGGTCAGGCAGACGGGATTACACTTGTAGAAACGGTTGTAATCCACCCTGTGGGAGATGGATCTGGTGACGAAAAAGAAGATGCAGCGGTACTGGCAGATGTTCATGAAGTTGATGAGATTACAGCCTTCCTGTCGGTTCAGTGGCAGATCCCAAGTGAAAATATTCTACTGGAGTTGAAAGGAGGAGGGGAAGATGACTGA
- a CDS encoding SA1362 family protein, with protein MLRQSFHPLLLVMFGLAILGIGSRLVTDPAGFFVGIFVTIGIVTLLFLLFRHVIMPRLSGSGYGRQYAATAHKAQPSPGTSSLKAAKSRKVKQEKKRSQRPLIKRQSDVQLRVIEGKKNKSKKKNRALF; from the coding sequence ATGCTTCGCCAATCTTTTCATCCCTTGTTACTTGTCATGTTCGGTCTTGCAATACTCGGCATTGGCAGCAGGCTCGTTACGGACCCTGCCGGTTTCTTTGTCGGGATTTTTGTAACCATCGGTATTGTCACGCTTCTGTTCCTCCTGTTCAGACATGTAATTATGCCGAGACTTTCAGGTTCCGGCTATGGCAGGCAGTACGCTGCAACTGCCCACAAAGCCCAGCCGAGTCCTGGAACGTCGTCATTAAAAGCCGCAAAAAGCAGAAAAGTAAAGCAGGAAAAAAAGCGGAGCCAGAGACCGCTTATTAAGCGGCAATCTGACGTTCAGCTTCGTGTAATTGAGGGAAAGAAAAATAAGAGTAAGAAAAAGAACCGAGCATTATTCTAA
- the spoIIIAE gene encoding stage III sporulation protein AE, whose product MFRCKGNMLRILLFIICFSFLLPGTVMAEEETEEMMNQEEFVEHQLEKLGIDDIRAYWDEVLEEYGGFLPESHKGSLLDFLQSDKPFSIKEWLWGFIKFLFHEIIVNGKLLGTLILLAIFSMILAQLQQAFEKHSISKVAYAITYMVLLIIALNSFHIAIQFTQQTIEAMSNFMVSLLPLLLVLMASTGSVTSVALFHPMILFLVHTSGLFVQYFVLPLLFLSALLSIVSTMTEHYKVTNLANLLRNVAVGGLGIFLTIFLGVISVQGATAAVADGIAIRTAKFVTGNFVPVVGRMFTDAADTVMGASVLVKNTVGVAGLAILLLICIFPALKVLSLALIYSFASAVLQPLGGGPIIASLSIIGKSVIYVFAALSAVCLMFFLSITIIIISGNLSLMMR is encoded by the coding sequence ATGTTTCGCTGCAAAGGAAATATGCTGAGGATTCTTCTGTTTATTATATGTTTCTCTTTCCTTCTTCCAGGCACTGTGATGGCTGAGGAAGAAACAGAGGAAATGATGAACCAGGAGGAGTTCGTTGAACATCAGCTTGAAAAACTGGGGATTGATGACATCAGAGCTTATTGGGATGAGGTTCTTGAAGAATATGGTGGATTTCTCCCGGAAAGCCATAAAGGGTCACTCCTTGATTTTCTACAGTCAGACAAGCCCTTCTCGATTAAGGAATGGTTATGGGGATTTATAAAATTTTTATTTCATGAAATTATTGTGAACGGAAAACTCCTTGGAACACTTATTCTCCTGGCCATATTCAGTATGATTTTAGCACAGCTCCAACAGGCTTTTGAAAAGCACTCGATCAGCAAAGTTGCCTACGCCATTACTTACATGGTCCTTCTTATTATCGCCTTAAACAGTTTTCACATTGCAATTCAGTTTACTCAGCAGACAATAGAAGCTATGTCCAATTTTATGGTCTCGTTACTGCCGCTTCTGCTGGTTCTTATGGCCAGCACAGGAAGTGTGACATCGGTGGCTTTGTTTCATCCGATGATCCTTTTTCTGGTTCATACCAGCGGCCTCTTTGTTCAATACTTTGTACTTCCGCTGCTTTTTCTGTCAGCCCTTCTGAGTATTGTAAGTACCATGACTGAACATTACAAGGTAACCAATCTTGCCAACCTCCTCCGTAATGTAGCAGTTGGGGGCCTCGGGATTTTCCTGACCATCTTTCTGGGTGTCATTTCCGTCCAGGGGGCAACTGCCGCCGTTGCAGATGGGATTGCGATCAGAACTGCAAAGTTTGTTACAGGAAATTTTGTGCCGGTGGTAGGGAGGATGTTTACAGATGCAGCTGATACTGTAATGGGGGCTTCTGTCCTGGTGAAAAACACAGTTGGAGTGGCAGGACTTGCTATCCTTTTACTGATCTGTATCTTTCCGGCATTGAAGGTGCTGAGCCTGGCATTGATCTATTCATTTGCATCAGCGGTTCTCCAGCCTCTGGGCGGAGGACCGATCATCGCCTCTTTATCAATCATCGGAAAATCTGTCATATATGTGTTTGCAGCCCTATCAGCAGTATGTCTCATGTTCTTTCTGTCAATTACCATCATCATTATCTCTGGAAATTTGTCATTAATGATGCGTTAA
- a CDS encoding YqhV family protein, producing MKSWITGIEAAVLIMVCLRIFSGLAELTVAGLIFKFNSVEKALVLNAALAVIGPSVLILSVAVGVYAMADDLSFTKIALIFGGVLLILIGVKS from the coding sequence ATGAAAAGTTGGATTACAGGCATTGAAGCAGCTGTTTTAATCATGGTTTGTCTGCGTATTTTTTCCGGCCTGGCGGAACTCACCGTTGCAGGACTGATTTTTAAATTTAACAGTGTGGAAAAAGCGCTCGTACTCAATGCTGCTCTGGCAGTAATCGGACCGTCGGTGCTGATTTTATCAGTTGCTGTTGGTGTCTACGCCATGGCAGATGATCTTTCGTTTACAAAGATCGCCCTTATCTTCGGAGGGGTTTTACTCATTCTTATTGGTGTGAAAAGCTGA
- a CDS encoding YqhR family membrane protein, with the protein MSEDKNNQKEQEQKEESNSFHGMVAMIGFFGGVFWSIIGYLSFTLNFIRVGPALILMPWALPDWKNGWLGQLVGIIAIGVVSIGVAFIYRLILAKINKLWPGAVFGFVLWALVFGLFNPMFPGLKPLTQLDINTIITSLCLYILYGAFIGYSVAYEYHERTVHEGESIQS; encoded by the coding sequence ATGTCAGAAGACAAAAATAATCAAAAGGAACAGGAACAAAAAGAAGAATCGAATTCTTTTCATGGAATGGTTGCCATGATTGGCTTTTTTGGAGGGGTTTTCTGGAGTATCATAGGGTATCTTTCGTTTACTTTGAACTTTATCCGGGTCGGACCTGCCCTTATCCTGATGCCGTGGGCACTTCCGGACTGGAAGAACGGCTGGCTTGGACAGCTTGTCGGGATTATTGCCATTGGTGTCGTTTCAATCGGGGTTGCGTTTATTTACCGGCTGATTCTTGCTAAAATTAATAAACTCTGGCCGGGAGCTGTTTTTGGCTTTGTTTTATGGGCGCTGGTGTTCGGACTGTTTAACCCGATGTTTCCAGGACTGAAGCCTCTCACACAGCTGGATATCAACACCATCATTACCTCTTTGTGTCTGTACATTTTATATGGAGCTTTTATAGGATACTCTGTGGCATATGAGTATCATGAACGGACTGTGCATGAAGGTGAATCTATTCAAAGCTGA
- the efp gene encoding elongation factor P: protein MISVNDFKTGLTIEVDNGIWTVIDFQHVKPGKGAAFVRSKLRNLRNGSIQEKTFRAGEKVAKAHMENRKMQYLYSSGDTHTFMDNQSYEQLELQTDQIKEQLKYLKENMEVAVLTYQSETIGVDVPLSVQLEVTETEPGIKGDTASGGTKPATLETGLTVQVPFFVNEGDILIIDTREGKYVSRA, encoded by the coding sequence ATGATTTCAGTTAACGATTTTAAAACAGGTTTGACGATTGAAGTTGATAACGGTATTTGGACAGTAATTGATTTCCAGCACGTTAAGCCAGGGAAAGGAGCGGCGTTTGTTCGCTCAAAACTTCGTAACCTCCGTAACGGAAGCATCCAGGAAAAAACGTTCCGTGCCGGTGAAAAAGTAGCCAAAGCCCACATGGAAAACCGCAAAATGCAGTACCTGTACTCCAGTGGTGATACACACACTTTCATGGACAACCAGTCTTATGAGCAGCTGGAACTCCAAACAGACCAAATCAAGGAGCAGCTTAAATACCTTAAGGAAAACATGGAAGTAGCCGTTCTTACTTACCAGAGTGAGACGATCGGAGTTGACGTACCTTTATCTGTTCAGCTGGAAGTTACAGAAACAGAACCGGGTATTAAAGGTGATACAGCTTCAGGTGGTACGAAGCCTGCGACACTTGAAACGGGTCTTACTGTTCAGGTTCCTTTCTTCGTAAACGAAGGAGACATTCTTATCATTGATACTCGTGAAGGTAAATACGTTTCAAGAGCATAA
- a CDS encoding patatin-like phospholipase family protein, protein MKIDGVFAGGGVRALAFVGALNAIEKKGIEFERVAGTSAGAITAAFIKAGFTSGEIFDLFEEMDLRQLLDPRRSMFPFPFLRWLTMYKKIGLYKGNEFEKWMVETLKSKGVSTFEDLPAGSLRMVASDITNGRFVVLPDDLPLYGRIPEKFSVARAIRMSCSIPFFFEPVKIYDGTAKPSYVVDGGVLSNFPMWVFKKRNQKRLTRPVLGFRLSPTLEEESENPRKIKNAMQFTYAMVETMRTAHDQRYISRDLAKDIVFIPVKDVKTTDFALTDEQKQSLIQLGETSTFDFLKRWSN, encoded by the coding sequence GTGAAGATAGATGGCGTTTTTGCTGGCGGAGGTGTGCGAGCTCTTGCGTTTGTTGGGGCCCTCAACGCCATTGAAAAAAAGGGGATTGAGTTTGAAAGGGTTGCCGGAACAAGCGCAGGAGCGATTACAGCAGCTTTTATTAAAGCTGGTTTTACCAGTGGGGAAATATTTGACCTTTTTGAAGAAATGGACCTTCGCCAGCTTCTCGATCCACGAAGGTCGATGTTTCCGTTTCCTTTTTTAAGATGGCTGACAATGTATAAAAAAATTGGACTTTACAAAGGAAATGAATTTGAAAAGTGGATGGTAGAAACGTTGAAGTCCAAGGGGGTATCTACTTTCGAGGATCTGCCTGCGGGCTCGCTGAGGATGGTGGCATCAGATATTACAAACGGGCGTTTTGTCGTTCTCCCTGACGACCTTCCTCTATACGGGAGAATCCCTGAAAAGTTCTCTGTCGCACGGGCTATTCGGATGAGCTGCAGTATACCCTTCTTCTTTGAGCCGGTTAAAATCTATGATGGTACAGCAAAGCCTTCTTATGTTGTAGATGGCGGTGTACTCAGCAACTTCCCCATGTGGGTTTTTAAGAAAAGAAATCAAAAAAGGCTTACAAGACCGGTTCTTGGCTTTCGCCTGAGCCCGACTCTCGAGGAGGAGAGTGAGAACCCAAGAAAGATTAAAAACGCCATGCAGTTTACCTATGCCATGGTTGAAACGATGCGAACGGCTCATGATCAGCGTTATATCTCAAGAGATCTGGCAAAGGATATCGTATTCATACCTGTAAAGGATGTAAAAACAACAGATTTTGCCCTTACGGATGAGCAGAAACAATCCCTGATTCAGTTAGGGGAGACCAGTACTTTTGATTTTCTGAAACGCTGGAGCAACTAA